Proteins encoded together in one Erinaceus europaeus chromosome 11, mEriEur2.1, whole genome shotgun sequence window:
- the S1PR1 gene encoding sphingosine 1-phosphate receptor 1, protein MGSTSLPVVKALRSSVSDYVNYDIIIRHYNYTGKLNISVDKENVIKPTSVVFILICCFIILENIFVLLTIWKTKKFHRPMYYFIGNLALSDLLAGVAYTANLLLSGATTYKLTPAQWFLREGSMFVALSASVFSLLAIAIERYITMLKMKLHNGSNSFRSFLLISACWVISLILGGLPIMGWNCIGALPSCSTVLPLYHKHYILFCTTVFTLLLLSIVILYCRIYSLVRTRSRRLTFRKNISKASRSSEKSLALLKTVIIVLSVFIACWAPLFILLLLDVGCKVKTCDILYRAEYFLVLAVLNSGTNPIIYTLTNKEMRRAFIRIMSCCKCPSGDSTGKFKRPIIAGMEFSRSKSDNSSHPQKDDGDNPETIMSSGNVNSSS, encoded by the coding sequence ATGGGGTCTACCAGCCTCCCGGTGGTCAAGGCCCTTCGCAGCTCTGTTTCCGATTATGTCAACTATGACATCATTATCCGGCATTACAACTATACAGGAAAACTGAATATTAGCGTAGACAAGGAAAACGTCATTAAGCCGACCTCTGTGGTGTTCATTCTCATCTGTTGCTTTATCATCTTAGAGAACATTTTTGTTTTGCTGACCATTTGGAAAACCAAGAAGTTCCACCGACCTATGTACTATTTTATCGGCAACCTGGCCCTCTCAGACTTATTGGCAGGTGTGGCCTACACAGCCAACCTACTCTTGTCTGGGGCCACCACCTACAAGCTCACCCCCGCCCAGTGGTTTCTGCGGGAAGGGAGTATGTTTGTGGCCCTGTCAGCCTCTGTGTTCAGTCTCCTAGCCATCGCCATCGAGCGATATATCACCATGCTGAAGATGAAGCTCCACAATGGGAGTAACAGCTTTCGCTCCTTCCTGCTTATCAGTGCCTGTTGGGTCATCTCCCTCATCCTGGGTGGCCTGCCCATCATGGGCTGGAACTGCATCGGAGCGCTGCCCAGCTGCTCCACAGTGCTACCACTTTACCACAAGCACTATATCCTCTTCTGCACCACAGTCTTCACTCTACTCTTGCTCTCCATCGTCATCCTATACTGCAGGATTTACTCCTTGGTCAGGACTCGGAGCCGCCGACTGACTTTCCGCAAGAACATTTCCAAGGCCAGCCGCAGCTCGGAGAAGTCACTGGCACTGCTTAAGACCGTGATTATTGTCCTGAGTGTCTTCATCGCCTGCTGGGCGCCCCTCTTCATCTTGCTCCTTCTGGACGTGGGCTGCAAGGTGAAGACCTGTGACATCCTTTACAGAGCAGAGTACTTCCTGGTGTTGGCtgtgctcaactctggcaccaaCCCCATCATTTATACTCTGACCAACAAGGAGATGCGACGGGCCTTTATCAGGATCATGTCCTGCTGTAAGTGTCCCAGTGGGGACTCCACAGGCAAATTCAAGCGGCCCATCATTGCTGGCATGGAATTCAGCCGCAGCAAGTCGGACAACTCCTCTCATCCCCAGAAGGATGATGGAGACAACCCAGAGACCATTATGTCTTCTGGAAACGTTAACTCTTCTTCCTAA